A DNA window from Eremothecium cymbalariae DBVPG#7215 chromosome 3, complete sequence contains the following coding sequences:
- the EAP1 gene encoding Eap1p (similar to Ashbya gossypii AFR423C) has translation MPLGPSDLEGMKSEQQGPQHVTTSTEDGPLPSEVDKKNDLLKFVQTIKLKQLNSNKHQDVEFQKGDSNATTKSMNISYMAEGSPPFSIEYKPGLSKKQSVYSVSELLKLQNNIPDDVTSNILLTLPKKSFWRLSGRGYHEGKHSHNHGGKDSGSHDKKSSRNRNSRNNGRRNNQNNNGGNLRNPNHDSSKEVSRDELLAMEEELQPTGNSMADFEKWRAQVKELERKKKGLLRSELKQEDSMKATTSLSDFFNFKKEESSAFEELEPSKTSSATPKGSSSRFSSFFSNASISAVSAAQESNKSVPANSHPEPSTQTSSFRLMSLFNKEEKSDNSPVNSPSTPGTPVTSPQEKSQHTQQQPYAIQTSNSPEQSNQFFQSLMTKGKTGTICNEPSGQNGSHPSNSQHQILEKIAYTGPQQVSAPPGLTKANGPSAIVPTVPPSGFPLHFTHPHMIPPMNSQIAMPPPGFQTFAMAPPPGMFSGATINAEQGHQSQGPPSQQSEPLQSQHQPQQQQQRQQQQQQKQSHHQQQLKQQLKQSQHQQQHQQQEQQEHLQHQHQQSEQSHQSAQQQEQLEYRQQHHQQSQQTQPSVQQQSSGNSNKRSQHTVPSQYMPAPGGLPPLQPPIQGNQNQFTRQQSAAFVPYGQKMVPQPPAGFAPYGQNMMPQPPAGFTPYVQKISQPLTGFNPYDQAIPPQLQQQKK, from the coding sequence ATGCCGTTGGGACCAAGCGATCTGGAAGGAATGAAGAGCGAGCAACAAGGACCACAACATGTTACTACTTCTACTGAAGATGGTCCCTTGCCATCTGAAGTTGACAAGAAGAATGATTTACTGAAGTTTGTTCAAACTATCAAATTGAAGCAGTTAAACTCGAACAAGCACCAGGATGTTGAGTTTCAGAAAGGAGATTCGAATGCTACTACCAAGTCTATGAATATATCTTATATGGCGGAAGGATCACCACCTTTTTCTATAGAATATAAGCCAGGCTTATCAAAGAAGCAGAGTGTTTATTCAGTTAGTGAACTACTCAAGCTGCAGAATAATATCCCGGATGATGTTACCAGCAATATACTTCTCACCCTGCCAAAAAAGAGCTTTTGGAGGTTAAGCGGAAGAGGATATCATGAAGGGAAGCACAGCCATAATCATGGTGGAAAGGACAGTGGTTCACATGACAAGAAAAGTTCTAGGAATCGTAATTCTAGGAATAATGGCAGGCGCAACaaccaaaataataatggtgGTAATTTGAGAAACCCTAACCATGATTCTTCTAAGGAAGTCAGTAGGGATGAGTTGCTTGCCATGGAGGAGGAGTTGCAGCCAACTGGGAACTCCATGGCggattttgaaaagtggAGGGCACAGGTAAAGGAACTTGAACGAAAGAAAAAGGGACTTCTACGTTCAGAGCTTAAACAGGAGGACAGTATGAAAGCGACGACATCTTTGTCTGATTTCTTTAACtttaaaaaggaagaaagcTCTGCTTTTGAGGAATTAGAACCATCTAAAACCAGCTCAGCTACGCCGAAGGGATCGTCTTCGAGATTTTCATCCTTCTTCAGTAACGCATCAATATCTGCTGTTAGTGCTGCGCAAGAAAGCAACAAATCTGTCCCTGCCAACTCTCATCCCGAACCATCAACACAGACTAGCAGTTTCAGGTTGATGTCTTTGTtcaacaaagaagaaaagtcTGATAACTCTCCAGTTAATTCACCAAGCACACCGGGTACTCCTGTTACAAGTCCGCAAGAAAAATCACAACATacacagcagcagccgTACGCCATCCAAACATCGAACTCTCCAGAGCAGTCTAAtcaatttttccaaagcTTAATGACCAAGGGAAAGACTGGTACGATATGTAATGAACCTTCTGGGCAAAATGGGTCACATCCATCAAACTCTCAACATCAAATACTAGAGAAAATAGCATATACCGGGCCTCAACAGGTTTCTGCTCCTCCAGGCCTGACCAAGGCAAATGGGCCATCTGCAATTGTTCCCACGGTACCCCCCTCTGGCTTCCCGCTGCATTTTACACACCCACATATGATACCACCAATGAATAGCCAAATAGCCATGCCACCTCCTGgttttcaaacttttgcTATGGCTCCACCACCTGGTATGTTTAGTGGAGCAACAATAAACGCTGAACAAGGACATCAAAGTCAGGGCCCACCATCCCAACAATCAGAACCACTACAGTCTCAACATCAAccacagcaacagcaacagcgacagcaacaacaacaacagaaacagtCTCaccatcaacaacaactgaAACAACAACTGAAACAGTCtcaacaccaacaacaacatcaacaacaggAGCAACAGGAACATCTtcagcatcagcatcaaCAATCAGAACAGTCACACCAATCTGCCCagcaacaagaacaacttGAATATCGTCAGCAGCACCACCAACAGTCTCAGCAGACACAGCCATcggtgcagcagcagtcaAGTGGAAATTCGAATAAACGCTCGCAACACACAGTGCCATCACAATATATGCCAGCACCAGGTGGGTTACCCCCACTGCAACCACCAATCCAAGGTAATCAAAACCAATTTACACGCCAGCAATCGGCAGCATTCGTCCCATACGGTCAAAAGATGGTTCCGCAACCACCTGCTGGATTTGCACCATATGGGCAAAACATGATGCCTCAGCCGCCAGCAGGATTTACTCCATATGTTCAAAAGATTTCGCAACCACTTACTGGTTTTAATCCATATGACCAAGCCATACCCCCTCAATTACAACAGcagaaaaaataa
- the RFC2 gene encoding replication factor C subunit 2 (similar to Ashbya gossypii AFR422W) has translation MTTEPFFNAKHLNNRLDEIEQNKPWVEKYRPKKLEDVTAQSHTVKVLKKTLESANLPHMLFYGPPGTGKTSTILALTKELFGPELMKTRVLELNASDERGISIVREKVKNFARLTVTTPSKEDLERHPCPPYKIIILDEADSMTADAQSALRRTMETYSNVTRFCLICNYVTRIIDPLASRCSKFRFKPLDNSNALTRLQYIASEESLTLADGALDKILDISEGDLRKGITLLQSVAKAVAYLDNAEITTSQVEELAGVVPEPVLLELVNKIESKDLKEIINYVNSFIKSGWCAASVISQLHDYYVKNDELDTEFKNKLFLLLFETDSRLANGTNEHLQLLNLAVKISQL, from the coding sequence ATGACAACGGAGCCCTTTTTTAACGCAAAACATCTGAACAATCGTTTAGATGAGATTGAACAGAACAAGCCATGGGTTGAGAAGTATAGGCcaaaaaaattggaagatGTTACTGCTCAAAGTCACACAGTAAAGGTTTTAAAGAAGACTTTGGAATCTGCAAATCTGCCCCATATGTTATTCTATGGTCCGCCTGGCACTGGTAAGACTTCGACTATCCTAGCACTCACTAAGGAACTTTTTGGTCcagaattgatgaaaactCGAGTCTTGGAACTAAACGCTTCGGATGAACGTGGTATATCTATCGTAAGGGAAAAAGTCAAGAATTTTGCAAGATTGACCGTTACAACTCCTTCCAAAGAAGACTTAGAAAGACATCCATGTCCTCCATACAAGATCATTATATTAGATGAGGCTGATTCTATGACAGCTGATGCTCAAAGTGCTTTACGTAGGACGATGGAAACTTACTCAAATGTGACAAGATTTTGCCTAATTTGTAATTATGTTACTCGAATCATCGATCCCTTAGCCTCCAGATGTTCCAAGTTTAGGTTCAAGCCTCTGGATAACTCAAACGCGCTGACTAGGTTACAATATATCGCTTCCGAAGAGTCTTTAACCCTTGCAGATGGTGCCTTGGACAAGATATTGGATATTTCTGAGGGTGACTTAAGAAAGGGCATTACATTGCTGCAGTCAGTAGCGAAGGCTGTTGCCTATTTAGATAACGCAGAGATCACTACGTCTCAAGTAGAAGAATTAGCTGGTGTTGTTCCAGAACCTGTGTTACTCGAGTTGGTGAATAAAATTGAATCtaaagatttgaaagaaatcATCAACTACGTTAATAGTTTCATTAAAAGTGGGTGGTGCGCTGCATCCGTCATTTCGCAGTTGCATGATTACTATGTCAAAAATGATGAACTGGATActgaattcaaaaataaattattcCTGTTGTTATTTGAAACAGACTCCAGGTTAGCCAATGGAACGAATGAACACTTGCAACTGTTAAACTTAGCTGTGAAGATTTCACAACTATGA
- the YAE1 gene encoding Yae1p (similar to Ashbya gossypii AFR421C), protein MNDNNDWLDESDLVYGENGGNLSESQELRKLKRIHWKRGYRDGVSSAKEEALQQGFDEKFPDGCKSGFQVGEIIGRMQVLNSLFGDEDEDLRQDFHLALRELRISNVLTRSNFDNEMNILGSKPAVISKWDSILVKYSEKYCV, encoded by the coding sequence AtgaatgataataatgactGGTTAGATGAATCAGATTTGGTTTATGGAGAAAATGGAGGGAATCTTTCTGAATCTCAAGAGTTAAGGAAACTAAAGCGTATTCATTGGAAAAGGGGATATCGTGATGGTGTCTCTTCagcaaaagaagaagcattaCAACAAGGatttgatgaaaagtttCCCGATGGTTGCAAGTCAGGGTTCCAAGTAGGTGAAATAATTGGTCGTATGCAAGTTCTAAATTCTCTATTTGGagacgaagacgaagatCTGAGACAAGATTTCCACTTAGCATTGAGGGAACTTAGAATATCTAATGTTCTTACACGGTCTAATTTTGATAATGAGATGAACATACTAGGTTCCAAGCCGGCAGTAATTTCAAAATGGGATTCGATTTTAGTGAAGTACTCTGAGAAATACTGTGTCTGA
- the TOR1 gene encoding phosphatidylinositol kinase-related protein kinase TOR1 (similar to Ashbya gossypii AFR420W) — MLKRKGDKSKKRLTSITTSTDDLFVESASAAGTAGASSAAVGNGTSGDITKSAATQGSVEGESDISFTGFTVIFNRLKSNNSQERKAASFELKNSLISLAREVSTEHFQRFSNELNNKIFELIHGSDSNEKLGGVLAVNTLIDFYSHTDELPNQTSRLANYLRVLIPSSDIDVMRSAATTLGKLAVPGGTLTSDFVEFEVKTCIEWLTTSPESSSSNSKQEYRKHASLLIITAIANNSPYLLYPYLNSILDNIWRALRDTKLVIRTDAAITLSHCLAIINDRDSILTNRWVQRLFKGCTYGLNLSTNEAVHGTLLVYRELVSLKGPYLHEKFNEIYDTTMRYKDHKSAVIRKELYAILPLLASFDPRLFTETYLDNTMVHYLTLLKNMHSNLINNPDKAAILVSIGDIAYEVRSSIAPYMDSILDNTRDGFMTKYKVRKHFESELFYCIAKLACAVGPAISKYLHSDLLDLMLACPLSDHMQDTLETLNEEIPALEALINEKLLDLICYSLSGDKFRPPGSPTPVKQFSADRARNYRDQSWLRKTNDINDNNQDAIILTQALRMLTTINHKYSLTELVRYVTISYIEHENPQVRKLAALTSCDLFVKEHICKQSSLHALNAVAEVLSKLLTVAITDPVAEIRFEILKHLDSSFDPQLSQPDNARLLFMALNDEVFAIQMEAMKIVGRLSSVNPAYIVPSLRKTLIQLLTELKHSSMTRKKEESASMFCTLISSSKDVTRPYIEPILDVLLPKCQDNSSAVASTALKAVGELAVVGGESMKDYLDKLMPLIINNFQDQSNSFKRGAALKTLGQLASSSGYVINPLLDYPQLLGILVKILKAESSQGIRRETVRLIGILGALDPYKHREVERTSSTQISVEQNAPSIDVALLMQGMSPSNEEYYPTVVINTLMKILKDHSLSSHHTAVIQAVMHIFQTLGLRCVSFLKQIIPGMINVMRTCPPSILEFYFQQLGVMVAIVKQHIRPYVDEIFEVIKEFFPFIKLQITIISVIESISKSLEGEFKPYIPTTLTLFLDVLEKDNSNKKIVSIRILKSLVVFGSNLDDYVHLVIPSIVRMCEYSSGNLNKAAIVTIGRLAKNVNLSEMSSRIVQTMIRVLSTSDQQLIRATMNTLSLLLLQLNTDFTVFVPIINKTLVKGHIQHSIYDQLVGKLLNNEPLPTKIVVDKDFDVSNKEITESEVLSRKLPVNQTVLKSAWDCSQQRTKEDWQEWIRRLSIQLLKESPSHALRACSGLAGIYYPLARELFNASFASCWTELYTQYQEDLVKSLCSALSSPNNPPEIHQTLLNLVEFLEHDDKSLPISIPTLGEYAQRCHAYAKALHYKELEFIQEPSTSTIESLISINNQLHQTDAAIGILKHAQQHHDLQLKETWYEKLQRWDDALNAYNQREAAGEDTIEVTMGKMRSLHALGEWEQLSELAADKWMTSKLEIKRIIAPLAAGAAWGLAQWDSIEKYINVMKPQSPDKEFFDAILCLHRNNFEKAAEHIFLARDLLVTEMSALVNESYNRAYSVVVRSQMIAELEEIIQYKKLPQISEKRIMMRKTWNHRLLGCQKNVDVWQRILRVRSLVVKPKQDMQVWIKFANLCRKSGRMGLAQKALNSLLEEGGDPEHPNTARAPPPVVYAQLKYIWATGSRKDALRHLISFTSRMAHDLGLDPSNMIAQSVSKNSIVPPNHTEEYTKLLARCFLKQGEWRVMLQPNWRTETPDAILGSYLLATHFDNIWYKAWHNWALANFEVISLMTDRVREEQRAQKSNNDTQLQVNGGTQHTTFVLEASNVNGVDYHPELVQRHVVPAIKGFFHSISLSESNSLQDTLRLLTLWFTFGGIPEAAQAMHEGFNLIKIDNWLEVIPQLISRIHQPNQTVSRSLLSLLSDLGKAHPQALVFPLTVAIKSESVSRQRAALSIVEKMRMHSSNLVEQAELVSDELIRIAVLWHELWYEGLEDASRQFFGEHNTEKMFATLEPLHEMLKRGPETLREISFQNSFGRDLNDAYEWVMNYKRTQDISNLNQAWDIYYNVFRRISRQLPQLQTLDLQHVSPKLLAAHNLELTVPGTYHTGRSIVRIAHFEPVFSVISSKQRPRRLSIKGSDGKDYQYALKGHEDIRQDSLVMQLFGLVNTLLQNDPECFRRHLDIQKYPAIPLSPKSGLLGWVPNSDTFHVLIREYRESRKIQLNLEHRIMLQMAPDYDNLTLLQKVEVFTYALDNTKGQDLYKVLWLKSRSSESWLERRTTYTRSLAVMSMVGYILGLGDRHPSNLMLDRITGKVVHIDFGDCFEAAILREKYPEKVPFRLTRMLTYAMEVSGIEGSFRITCENVMKVLRDNKESLMAILEAFAHDPLINWGFDLPTQAITEQTGIQLPLTNPSELLRNGVITVEEAARMEVQQRVEIRNARATLVLKRITDKLTGNDFRSSHELNVPEQVDKLIQQATSVENLCQHYIGWCSFW, encoded by the coding sequence AtgctgaaaagaaaaggagaCAAGTCCAAGAAGCGGTTAACTTCGATAACTACCTCTACTGATGATTTATTCGTTGaatctgcttctgctgctggcACAGCAGGTGCCTCTTCTGCAGCAGTCGGCAATGGAACCTCCGGGGATATAACAAAATCAGCCGCTACTCAAGGGAGTGTTGAGGGGGAATCTGATATTAGCTTTACTGGGTTTACTGTGATTTTCAATAGATTgaaaagtaataatagCCAGGAACGCAAAGCAGCCTCATTTGAGTTAAAAAATAGTTTGATCTCTTTGGCAAGGGAGGTGTCTACAGAGCATTTCCAGAGGTTCAGTAATGAATTGAATAACAagatttttgaattgaTACATGGCTCGGATTCGAATGAAAAGTTAGGTGGTGTACTAGCGGTTAATACGCTTATAGACTTTTATTCTCATACGGATGAACTGCCTAATCAGACATCCCGATTAGCGAATTATTTGCGGGTTTTAATACCTTCAAGTGATATTGATGTTATGCGGTCTGCAGCAACGACGCTGGGTAAATTAGCCGTTCCTGGTGGTACACTTACTTCCGActttgttgaatttgagGTGAAAACTTGTATTGAATGGTTAACAACATCCCCGgaaagttcttcttccaactCAAAGCAAGAATACAGGAAGCATGCATCATTGTTAATTATTACGGCAATCGCGAATAATTCTCCGTACCTCCTGTATCCTTATTTGAACTCCATATTGGATAATATTTGGAGGGCCTTGAGAGATACGAAGCTGGTAATTAGAACTGACGCTGCAATTACATTAAGTCATTGTTTGGCTATTATTAATGATCGAGACTCTATATTAACCAATAGATGGGTTCAGAGATTATTTAAAGGCTGTACATATGGGCTGAATTTGAGTACAAATGAGGCTGTTCACGGCACTCTTCTCGTTTACCGAGAGCTAGTATCTCTAAAGGGGCCTTATTTGCATGAGAAGTTCAATGAAATCTATGATACAACCATGAGGTATAAGGATCATAAATCTGCTGTTATTAGGAAGGAATTGTATGCAATCCTGCCTCTCCTTGCCTCATTTGACCCAAGATTGTTTACCGAAACCTACTTGGACAACACTATGGTGCATTACTTGACTCTTCTTAAGAACATGCACTCTAACCTAATAAACAATCCGGATAAAGCCGCCATACTCGTTTCAATTGGAGATATTGCCTATGAAGTCCGCTCGAGTATTGCTCCATATATGGATTCAATTTTAGACAATACTAGAGATGGTTTCATGACGAAATATAAAGTCCGCAAACACTTCGAGAGtgaattattttattgCATTGCAAAATTAGCATGTGCCGTTGGTCCTGCAATTTCTAAGTACTTGCACAGCGACTTACTGGACCTGATGCTCGCTTGCCCTTTAAGTGACCACATGCAAGATACCCTGGAAACATTAAATGAAGAGATTCCTGCATTAGAAGCCTTAATAAATGAGAAATTACTTGATTTGATATGTTATTCCTTATCGGGAGACAAATTTAGGCCTCCAGGTTCACCAACCCCAGTCAAACAATTTTCGGCTGACAGGGCCAGGAACTACAGAGATCAATCCTGGTTACGTAAGACGAACGATATTAATGATAATAACCAAGACGCTATCATACTAACGCAAGCTTTACGGATGTTAACTACAATAAATcacaaatattctttaaCTGAGTTGGTTAGATATGTGACCATTTCTTACATCGAACATGAAAACCCACAAGTTAGAAAATTGGCTGCCTTAACGTCTTGTGATTTATTTGTGAAAGAGCATATTTGTAAGCAATCTTCTTTGCATGCATTGAACGCAGTGGCTGAGGTACTCAGTAAATTGTTGACTGTTGCTATAACTGATCCTGTTGCAGAAATCCggtttgaaattttgaaacaCTTGGACAGCAGCTTCGATCCCCAGTTATCCCAGCCTGACAATGCCAGGTTACTATTTATGGCGTTGAATGACGAGGTGTTTGCAATTCAAATGGAAGCAATGAAAATTGTTGGTAGGTTATCATCGGTGAATCCTGCATATATTGTTCCATCGTTGAGAAAAACCCTAATTCAACTTTTAACAGAATTGAAACACTCAAGCATGaccagaaaaaaagaagaaagtgCATCTATGTTTTGTACTTTGATCAGTTCTAGCAAGGATGTTACGCGGCCTTACATTGAACCGATATTAGATGTATTGTTACCAAAATGCCAGGATAATTCGTCTGCTGTTGCATCTACTGCGTTAAAGGCAGTGGGTGAACTAGCTGTTGTAGGAGGTGAGAGTATGAAAGATTACTTGGACAAATTGATGCctttgataataaataattttcAGGATCAGTCGAATTCATTTAAACGGGGAGCTGCTCTGAAAACTCTGGGACAGTtagcttcatcttcagGTTATGTTATTAATCCACTACTCGACTACCCTCAACTTCTTGGCATCCTTGTTAAGATTTTGAAGGCAGAAAGTTCTCAAGGTATTCGAAGAGAAACTGTTAGATTAATTGGTATTCTCGGTGCTCTAGATCCATATAAACATCGAGAAGTAGAGAGAACATCAAGCACTCAGATCTCTGTCGAACAAAACGCACCTTCTATAGATGTGGCTTTGTTAATGCAAGGCATGTCCCCTTCTAACGAAGAATACTATCCCACAGTGGTGATTAACacattgatgaaaattctTAAAGACCATTCTTTGTCCTCCCATCACACTGCTGTTATTCAAGCGGTAAtgcatatttttcaaactttagGTCTTCGTTGTGTTTCATTTCTCAAACAGATAATTCCAGGTATGATTAATGTTATGAGAACTTGTCCACCTTCGATATTGGAGTTTTACTTTCAGCAACTAGGAGTTATGGTTGCAATAGTTAAGCAACATATACGACCTtatgttgatgaaatttttgaagtcaTCAAGGAATTCTTCCCATTTATAAAATTGCAAATCACCATAATATCTGTGATTGAATCCATATCAAAATCTCTTGAGGGAGAATTTAAGCCTTATATTCCGACGACTTTGACgttgtttttggatgttCTAGAGAAAGATAATTCTAATAAGAAAATAGTATCTATTAGAATTCTAAAATCacttgttgtttttggatcTAATTTGGATGATTACGTGCACTTGGTTATCCCATCTATTGTCAGGATGTGTGAATATAGTAGCGGAAATCTGAATAAGGCCGCTATTGTAACAATAGGAAGGTTGGCCAAAAATGTCAACTTGTCTGAAATGTCTTCAAGAATTGTTCAGACTATGATTCGTGTCCTCAGTACCTCGGATCAGCAATTGATCAGGGCTACTATGAATACCTTAAGTTTACTGTTATTACAATTGAACACCGATTTTACAGTTTTTGTGCCAATAATTAACAAAACTTTGGTTAAAGGGCATATTCAGCACAGTATATATGACCAATTGGTAGgaaaattattaaacaaTGAACCTCTCCCAACTAAAATAGTAGTGGACAAGGATTTTGATGTATCAAATAAGGAAATCACCGAATCAGAAGTCCTGTCAAGAAAACTGCCGGTAAATCAAACAGTGCTGAAGAGTGCCTGGGATTGTAGTCAACAACGTACAAAGGAAGATTGGCAAGAATGGATTAGAAGACTTTCTATTCAACTGTTAAAAGAGTCCCCTTCGCATGCTCTAAGAGCATGTTCTGGTTTGGCGGGTATTTATTATCCATTAGCTAGGGAGTTATTCAATGCTTCTTTTGCAAGTTGTTGGACTGAATTATATACACAATATCAGGAGGATCTTGTTAAGTCTCTATGTTCTGCTCTTTCTTCCCCGAATAATCCCCCTGAAATACATCAAACACTGTTGAATTTGGTGGAATTTTTAGAACATGATGATAAGTCTTTGCCCATATCTATTCCTACATTGGGGGAGTATGCTCAGCGGTGTCATGCATATGCAAAGGCTCTACACTATAAAGAACTAGAATTTATTCAGGAACCCAGCACTTCTACAATTGAATCATTGATCAGTATAAACAACCAATTGCATCAGACAGATGCCGCAATTGGTATATTGAAACATGCTCAGCAGCATCACGATTTACAACTAAAAGAAACATGGTATGAAAAGCTGCAAAGATGGGATGATGCTTTGAACGCTTATAATCAAAGAGAAGCTGCAGGTGAGGATACCATTGAAGTTACTATGGGAAAGATGAGGTCTCTACACGCTCTTGGTGAGTGGGAGCAGCTGTCAGAATTGGCAGCTGATAAATGGATGACATCTAAACTTGAAATTAAGAGAATAATTGCTCCATTGGCTGCTGGTGCAGCCTGGGGTTTAGCCCAATGGgattcaattgaaaagtACATTAATGTTATGAAACCTCAATCCCCTGATAAAGAATTCTTTGATGCAATATTGTGTTTGCACAGgaataattttgaaaaagcgGCTGaacatatttttttggctAGAGATTTACTAGTTACAGAGATGTCAGCTTTGGTTAATGAAAGTTATAACAGGGCTTACAGTGTTGTAGTACGATCTCAAATGATTGCTGAGTTGGAGGAAATAATCCAATATAAGAAGTTGCCTCAGATTTCAGAAAAGCGtataatgatgaggaaAACATGGAATCATAGATTATTAGGCTGCCAGAAAAACGTTGACGTTTGGCAAAGAATTCTTAGGGTGAGGTCGTTGGTTgtaaaaccaaaacaagACATGCAGGTTTGGATTAAGTTTGCTAATCTATGTCGGAAGTCTGGCAGAATGGGTTTGGCCCAAAAAGCGTTGAATTCCTTATTGGAAGAGGGTGGTGATCCAGAACATCCTAACACTGCCAGAGCACCACCTCCTGTTGTTTATGCtcaattaaaatatatctgGGCAACTGGCTCGCGGAAAGATGCTTTGCGTCATTTAATAAGTTTTACTTCTCGGATGGCACATGATTTAGGTCTTGATCCAAGTAATATGATAGCGCAGAGTGTCTCCAAAAACAGCATTGTCCCTCCAAATCATACTGAAGAGTACACCAAGTTGTTAGCCCGCTGCTTTTTGAAACAAGGCGAATGGAGAGTAATGTTGCAGCCTAACTGGAGAACTGAAACCCCGGATGCTATTTTGGGCTCTTATTTATTGGCTACAcattttgataatatatgGTATAAAGCATGGCATAATTGGGCATTGGCTAATTTTGAAGTGATATCTTTGATGACAGATAGGGTGAGAGAAGAACAGAGAGCGCAGAAAAGTAATAACGATACTCAGTTGCAGGTCAACGGTGGCACGCAGCATACCACTTTTGTTTTGGAAGCATCTAATGTTAATGGAGTTGATTATCATCCAGAATTGGTTCAACGGCATGTAGTTCCTGCAATCAAAGGTTTTTTCCACtctatttcattatcaGAGTCCAATTCTCTCCAAGATACCTTAAGGTTGTTGACTTTATGGTTTACCTTTGGTGGTATTCCAGAGGCAGCTCAAGCAATGCATGAGGGATTTAATTTAATCAAGATTGATAATTGGTTGGAAGTAATTCCCCAATTAATCTCCCGAATTCATCAACCCAATCAAACTGTTAGCAGGTCATTGTTATCTTTGTTGTCAGATTTGGGCAAAGCACATCCTCAAGCTCTAGTATTCCCTCTTACAGTGGCGATTAAGTCGGAGTCTGTATCAAGGCAAAGAGCTGCATTATCAATTGTAGAGAAAATGCGTATGCACAGTTCAAATTTAGTAGAGCAGGCGGAATTAGTTAGTGATGAATTGATTAGGATTGCCGTTTTATGGCACGAATTATGGTATGAGGGTCTAGAAGATGCTAGCAGACAATTTTTTGGAGAACACAATACTGAGAAAATGTTTGCTACATTGGAACCACTTCACGAAATGTTAAAAAGAGGTCCAGAGACACTGCGAGAGATATCTTTCCAGAATTCCTTTGGAAGAGATTTAAACGATGCCTATGAGTGGGTTATGAATTACAAGCGTACTCAAGATATCAGCAATTTAAACCAAGCTTGGGATATCTACTACAATGTTTTTCGGCGTATCAGTAGGCAACTACCCCAATTACAGACGTTAGATTTGCAACATGTTTCACCTAAACTGCTTGCTGCTCACAACCTCGAACTTACAGTTCCTGGCACCTATCACACCGGAAGATCAATTGTTCGTATTGCTCATTTTGAACCTGTCTTTTCTGTCATTTCCTCAAAACAGAGACCACGTCGTTTGTCGATTAAGGGAAGTGATGGCAAGGACTACCAGTATGCGCTTAAGGGGCATGAAGATATCAGGCAGGATAGCTTGGTGATGCAGCTATTTGGCTTGGTGAACACTCTTTTGCAAAATGATCCTGAATGTTTCCGCAGACATTTagatattcaaaaataccCTGCTATTCCATTATCCCCAAAGTCTGGCTTATTAGGCTGGGTCCCAAACAGCGACACTTTTCATGTGTTGATTAGAGAATATCGTGAGTCGAGAAAAATTCAGCTAAATTTGGAGCATAGAATAATGCTACAAATGGCACCTGATTATGATAATTTAACGCTGTTAcaaaaagttgaagttttCACTTATGCATTAGACAATACAAAAGGTCAGGATCTTTATAAAGTTTTATGGTTAAAGAGTAGATCATCTGAATCTTGGCTTGAAAGAAGAACGACCTATACCAGATCCTTGGCAGTCATGTCTATGGTTGGTTATATTTTAGGTTTAGGTGATCGTCATCCAAGCAATCTTATGTTGGATCGTATAACAGGAAAAGTTGTTCACATTGATTTCGGCGATTGTTTTGAAGCAGCGATTTTAAGGGAGAAATATCCAGAAAAGGTTCCCTTCAGATTGACAAGAATGCTGACCTATGCGATGGAAGTTAGTGGAATTGAGGGCAGTTTCCGTATAACTTGTGAAAATGTTATGAAGGTTCTGCGGGATAACAAGGAATCTCTGATGGCGATCTTAGAAGCATTTGCGCATGACCCTCTGATTAATTGGGGGTTCGATTTGCCAACCCAAGCAATTACGGAGCAAACTGGAATTCAGCTACCTTTAACCAATCCAAGCGAGCTCCTAAGAAACGGTGTGATTACAGTGGAAGAAGCAGCTCGAATGGAGGTTCAACAAAGGGTGGAAATTAGAAATGCTAGGGCAACTCTAGTTCTTAAAAGAATAACTGACAAGCTTACTGGTAATGACTTCCGCAGTTCCCATGAGCTGAATGTACCGGAACAAGTGGATAAATTAATTCAGCAAGCTACATCAGTTGAAAACTTGTGTCAGCATTATATTGGATGGTGTTCCTTCTGGTAA